The genome window ACCAACGATATTCCATTATTCATTGGTGGATTTATGAGTCTCATTGCATTCTCTACGGGGAGTGAAAGGTGGAAAAAGTTCTGTCGACCAATTCTATCATTTGTTCTAGTAACAATATTTATTTTAATATTGAAATATTACGATAGATCCTGGATTACTATCTTTCTTATTATTCCGTTTCTTACTATCAATGAAATGGCTAATAATAATCAATCTAGATCGGTAGGATTCGGTAGAGCTGCTTTAGAACTGGTTTCAATTGTAATCTTATCAATCTTTCTAGCATTTTTGTTGGTTAAATTTTCAGATCGCTTCGTATTTTTTGACAGAAATATCTGGGATCTAATATCCAGCAATATCGATCACAAAATTTTATCGATTCTAGATGGTCCCCAAATTCTAAGTCTAAGCTTCTTCGGAGCAATTTTGAACGGTCATATAAAGTCTGTTTTTGGGACATTCGTGTGGGGACATTCTCAGTTTTCTGAGTGGATGTATATTTTCTGTGGCATAGTAGTCACGTTTTTGTCCACCCAAGGTTGGAAGAGCTATCGAGAAAGTACCACTGTCCTTAAAGCAAGCTTCATTGGGGTTGCAATGGTCGTTTCATATACTGCTTGTATATTGATAATAACATCGATCTCTCTTCCGTATGTTGATCATAGCAAGATCCTACTGGAATCATATACTAAAATTAGGTTGGTTGGCCCCTTGATATTTCTATACTTTATGTTTGTGGTAAGAGGGTTTGGCTCACTGAAAACAGACACACACGAAGTATTTGGACTGCGATTAGGAATTTTTTGTTATGTTGCATTGGTTAATATGTACTTTTTACCCAAATTCTTTTATTATGACAAGTTTTGGTAATCTCTAGCTATGATGTTGTAACACGTGAAATATGATTTTCTATTATTGGTATGAGACTTTTTCCTTCATTTGGAATAAAATCTCTCCAGTATTTAACCGACTGACTGTTGAATCGATTTTTCTTTAGAACCTCAGTCTTTAGAAACGGGTAGTCAAAATCCTTGAGAAGTAGATCCCATGCAAAGATTGTTGAGTTAAATGGTCCTCGCTGTACCCAGTCTTGATATTGAAACTTATCACCCATCATTTTGCAATGTTCGGCAATGTGAATGAAGGGAAAGAGGGGGTTGAGAGATATAGAGTGTCTTGCTGTTCGTCCACTTAAGCCCACCTCATATCTTACGATTATCTCTTCTTTGTCATCTAGAATTCCAATTTGGTCTATAAACTTTCTAAAGTATGGGTGCATAACAATTTGTGGTGTAAAACACAGAAAGAAGGACTGGATATGACGGCAGTTTTTTTCAAAGCTATCGTTCATTCCCCATAGTCCGGAAGTTTGTTTAAGTAGGAAGTTGTAAGTATTAGATATATCCCGAAAGGGCCCGTATACACTATCATTTAGAAAGAACAAGTGATTTCTCTCTAGGGCTTCAGGGCAGCTGATCAGGGCTTGCTTCCAAGAAGCAAAGTCTAGTCCAGTATTTTTTCGACTAATAATTTTGTGGGTATACTTTTTTGCTCTATCGATCTCATAAGGGCTAAGCTTGTCTGAAGTTGATATTAGGATAGGAGCAACTCCTATTTCACAGAGGAATTTAAGGTGGTGGATGACATAATTATCAATTAGGCCGTGAGGGTCCCAGTGAGCAAATAGTGCAAAATTTCTTTCCCCTGTATTTGCAATATTTCCGTCGACAGAGAAGTTGATACTTCTTTTAATTGAGTATTGGTTAACTATTGCTAGTTTTGCTGTCTGCCGCTCAAGAAATCGACCGATCTTTTCCATCATAAATTCTCATTGTTTTGCAGTAGTTGATTGACCAATCGCTTCGTTTGGATTGCAGTACCTTCTTCGTGTTGATCGGCGATATATCTGCTAATTCCTCGTCTAATGTTATCCCACAAGTGCTTAGAGTTATAGAGCCTAATACAGTCCTCAGCAAACTTGCCAGGGTTGTCGATGGCTGCAGTAAGGCAATTGATATTATCGGACCACCCCATCTGCTTTTCTATGATAGGTGTAACTACACAAGGTAGGCCGTAGCTACATGCATCGTAGGCTTTTTGAGGAATTCCGGCGGCGAAACGCGTGGGGACTACCATAACTCGATACTTTGAAAGCTCAACTTTTAAGTTATCCACTCTCCCTGCGAATACTAGGTTTGATTCGTACTTGCGGAAAACCGAGTTTTTTACAAGTCTATTGTATCCTACAAGTACCAGTTTTATTTCCGGAAGCTCTCTTTTTATTAAGGGAAATACCTTTTCCATAAACCAGATTATGGAATCCGAGTTTGGTGTAGGATGGCCATGTATGCTCCCAAGAAAAACAAGGTGTTTCCGGTTCTCAAATGTGTTGGAAGAGAAGTTATTCACAAGGTCATGACCTATAACAAACGCGCTGTTCTGATTCGGGTTGCTCAATTGCTTCAACTCGTTTTTTGAGACCGCTGTGACAAAATCGGCAAGTTTAGCTAGCTCAAACTCGCTATACTTTCTACTCCGGTAAACACTTTTTTCTGCTTTCCCTCGAACTTTTCGCTCAAGCAACTCTCTATTTGTAAAAATTGCCTCTGCGTCATAAATAACTTTAAGGGAACTGCTTCTGATACTTGAAAGACAATGATCTGCAAAGTATGACATATTGTGGGGGCGAGACACCCAAATATACTGATAAAAGTTACTTCGATCTTCTATGAAGGACCGAAGCTTAAACATCTTTCCTGAGGAGATAATTTCTACGCAACGTGGTAATTCACTGTATATCTCATGCCATCCGCAATCATTGCCGATTGTTGGATAGATGGTGACAAAGAAATCGTTGGAAAGTTGTTTTAGAATCTGAAGAGAGCGAGGAAAACCAGCACCTAAGAACGGTACGGGAGGACTATCGTCTATAAAAAGCAGTCTTGGCTTCATCTTAGTTGGAGTTCTATTCCAAAAAGAAGGCACTCCAGGTAGAGGCTTTGATTTCAGGAAATCTTTGTGTTTATTAAGAAACTTTACCCTGTTCCTATTCATCATACTTAATGCAAAATTTGAGAGTTGCGCGCTTCCAAACTCAAAGTGGGTGATCACTGCACGAGGTTGATATACCACTTTGTAACCTTGCTTTTGAAGCTCTATGCAATAGTCAGTTTCTTCGTAATATGCGGGAGCAAACTGTTCATCAAACATTCCTAGATTGCTAAAAAGCGAACTTCGAGTAAGTAGAAAAGCCCCAGAACAGTAGTCTGTATCTCGCTCAAACATGAATTCGCCGGAGTGAGGGTGACATCCTCGACCATAAGCGTGGCAAGTACCATCTCTCCAGATGACATTGCCAGCTTCTTGCAAGGAGCCATCTGTGAGAACAACACGACCACCAACGGCTCCAATTTTTCCGTCGCTTTGAATTGTTTTGAGAGCAGCAAAGAGTGTTCCTGGATAGACAACTGTATCGTTATTAAGAAACAAGATATTTGGGGCCCGAACATGCTTAAAGGCCTGATTACATCCTTTCAAGAATCCGATGTTTTCTCTATTCCTGATTACTGTACAGTTCTTAATTCTCTTCAGAATTTCGTTGGTCGAATCTATTGAACAGTTGTCGATTATTATGATCTCAGCATTTACTTCTCCTACACATCCTAATAGAGATTGAAGGCAAAGGAAAGATAGCTCAGCTTTGTTATAGAGGATAATGACTATGGATAGACTTGGTGTCTCAAATAGTGGGAACTTCAATGTGGAATCTGAAAATAGAAATCGAGAATATTCCTTCTGTGCTTGTTTGCTAAAATGGTCTTTGGAGATTCTAGTAAAGCTTACTTTCTCTGGCCTTGAAGTAATATGACTTGGAATAAACCTAGTGAAGCCATACTTGGCAAGGCGTAGGCCAAGTCCGGACCAATCCCTTTTGATAAGAAGTCTACTTGTAGTCAATGATTTTTTTAATAGACCCACACTAAATCCTAATTTGTAATTGTATTGGCAATATTTAGTGATTGTACTGATTGGTAGGAGGATATTAGATCTTGATCGTAGTTGTCTTTGTCAAATTGATCAATGACTTCAAATATTCTTATATCATGACGAATATCTATAGTCTGGGTTAAATCGTTATTGTGTATTGCGGCAGTTACTTTATAGGTGCCGCTGGCAAGGTCCAGCCTTTCAAATTCAAATCTAACGACTTTATTTCCGGTGGATAGCCCATCGTTCGAAGAAATTTTGTCAGCGAAGATCTTTGTATTTCCTCCGAATAACCTGATGTTATGGCAATTATTGATTGCGAATCCAATTATTGGTTCTAGCTTGTGTTTTCGTGGAATTTCAACTTGAATTTCTAAAAACCAGCCTTCTCCGGTAACTAAGCTTGAGTTCTTGGTTAAGGGGCCAATTTGAACCTTAGAAATTTTTCCATCTTTACCAAGATTTTGATCTTTTTCTTTTTGAAGTTTTTCTACACGAAGAGTTTCTAGCCTTAATGCTTCTGGCATCGCATCAAGTTCACGTTTTCTTAGTAGGCTCTTATAAAATGAAATCGCACTGGATGGGTGTCCTTCATAAGCAATCTTACCTTCATCGAAAACATAGATTTTATCGGCCATCTGTTTTACTGTATCTAGGTCGTGTGATACAAGTATCAACGTCGCTCCGGAGTTTCTAATATCTTCCATGCGTTTTAGACACTTCTTCTGAAAGCTGTCATCTCCAACAGCAAGAATTTCGTCGATTAGAACGACTTGAGCGTTAATGGAGGTCGTGCACGCGAAAGCAAGCCTCATATACATACCACTACTAAAAGTCTTCACTGGTAAGTCAAAATATCCTCCTATATCAGCAAATTTGATAATCGACTCAATGATTAAGTCGACTTCAGCTGGAAGTAAACCCATGAGTGTCGAAGATAAATAGACATTTTCACGTCCCGTTAGCTCAGGGTCGAAGCCTGCTCCTAGCTCGATTAGAGGAGCCACTTTTCCACTGATTGAAATTGATCCTGTCCGTGGTTTAATGATTCCAGCGAGGCACTTTAGGAGAGTAGACTTTCCCGAACCGTTATGGCCTATAAAGGCAATACAGTCTCCATTTCTTGCTTCTATAGAGACTCCTCTAAGCGCTCTTCGTATATAAGTTCTATGTTTACCATTGATCTTGTTTATCATGAACTCTTTAAAGGTATTTGTTCTAATATTCGGCAGTTTATACTCAACTGATACACCTACACAAGAAACTGCGAGTGATTCTTTAGATATCATAGACAAACTCATCTTTTAGCTTATTAAATGTAAGGTATCCAACAACTATAGACAGCATAGAGAACGCTGTAGCAGTTAACAATGCTTCAATTTCAGGTACTACTCCTGTGAACATTACATCTCGAGTTATATCTAAATAGTAGGTTAGTGGATTTAAGTCGAGAATCATCCGAAATTTCTCAGGAATGGCAGACTTGGGGTAGATGATCGGAGTAGAGTAAAAAAGAATCGTTAGAATAGGATCTAGAAGGTGGCCAATATCACGAAAACGAACATTGAGACTGGCTAATGTCAACGAAACACCGAATATGAAAGTTGCAAAAATTCCGATACATAGGGGAAGAAATAGTATAGTCAGGGGTAGATTGCCTTTTATTGCTATAGAGATTGCTGCAAAAGGTACCAACGATAGTAAGAAGTTAATCAGAACAGAAGATACACTAGCAAAAGGAAATAGCGATGCTGGAACTTTCACTTTTTTCAATAGGGAGCCGTTAAATAGAATACTATTGACACCAATACTCAAGCTTTGTTGGAAGAAGTTCCAAATTAGAATACCCGTCAATAGAAATAGAGAGTAATTTTTTACCTCAAAACGAATTATATATGAAAACACTGCAGACAAAACAGCCATATAGAGGAGTGGATTAAGCATACTCCAAAAGTATCCTAGGAGCGATCCACGGTATCGCAGTCTTAGGTCTCTTTTAATCAGTTGGACGATTAGTGAACGAGCGATCCTAATCTTTCTCAATTTGTAGTTAATTGAGCTAGAGATGGCCAGTTTTTTTCCGATCATTCAAGAATCCTTATTGGTATATTTTTTATATGCAGAAAGAATAAACTCTTTGCTGAAATTCTATGTTTATGCCACATTTCCACGACAAATAGCCTTGACCATTGACGATCTACTGGACGTTCATAGCAGAGTGAAGGTAAGATTATCTAACTCTAAAAACTTAGTGAACACATTATTATGGAAAATATTAGCTCTCTTGGTAGCTTCAATGTTAGATACAAAACAAAAAGTTGGATATTTAATATAACTGATTTGTTATTTTCTACAAATAGGACCCTACTTTTTCTTGCTGACTACTCGATTATAGTAATTGCATATATTCTATCAACTAGTCAAAGTCCCTTTGCCTCAGTAGCTCAAAAGACTGACTTTCATATTTACATAGGGTCATTTGTATTCGCTTCAATTTTCTGTCTCTCTGCATTGGGGTTAGGTTACTACGAAAGAACTAGACGATACTCATTTTATAAAGTCATAACAAATGGCGCTCTTTCTAGCTTGATAGCCCTTATTGCAACAATTTCTATCATGTACTTTGTTTTCTATGACGTGTTCGGACGTAAAACATTCCTCTGGGGTACGTGTGGTGGATATTTAGCAGTAACCGCTTTTAGATTGCTACTTTCTGTGGTTTACCGGCGAAACCCTTACAAATTTACAATTGTTGGTGACTCACCTATTCTAAGTGAGATGAAGGCTTTTTGCAGTGATCCTAATAATAGAGAAGTCAAGTACTTTCGTTATGTAGAGTGGCCATTTAGTGGTAATCAACCTAACTTAGAGTGCCTCAGTGAAAGGTTTTGTGACATAGTTTTTAGTAAAGAAGCTTTAAGTGCAGCTCATGCAGAGAATATAGCAGTATGGGCAGTAAAGAATGGATACAGAGTTTTTAATGAGAATGACATGTACTCCAGTCTCTTTGAAAAAGTTCAGTTGGATGCGATATCTAAGTCTTGGCTGATTGAGAAAGGCTTAAATGCAAGAAATTTCTCTACGGAGATATGTATGCGCTTGATTGATATATTATTGTCGCTTGTTTCTATCGTCTTCCTCTCTCCTATTTTTCTAGTGATTGCTCTATCCATATTTATTACGGACAGAGGGCCTGTACTTTTTAATCAGACCCGTATGGGTAGATACGGTAGACCATTTAAGATGTTCAAATTTAGAACTATGTATGTAGATAGGAGTTGTATCGAGGCTAGTGAAGGTTTTACGCGAAATGGAGATAATAGAGTAACGTCAATAGGAAAGCTACTACGCCCACTTCATTTAGACGAGCTGCCGCAGTTGATTAATATATTCTTGGGTCATATGTCTATTGTCGGGCCTCGTCCTGAAGCTGTAGGATTCGCGCAAAAGATGTCGAAGGAGATTGATCTGTACGAGATGAGATATTTGGTCAGGCCAGGCTTGACAGGTCATGCTCAACTTATGGCCGGATATGCTATGGATACAGTCGACGATACCAAAGTTAAGCTTTCCTTCGATTTTTTCTTTTTAATAAACTATAATATTTTCTTTTACCTTCGAATTGTTTTACGAACTGTCTTTGTGGTGCTCAGATCTGCTCTTGGTAGGAGGTCCTTAGAATAAAGTCAAGCCTACGCTTCTCTATTATCTCACTATGAACTAAATTAGCGACGTCTTCTTTAGGAACGACAATGCCCCGATTTGCTCTACAGAAATTGATCATCTGTATATGATTGTTGTTGATAGATTGTTCCGTATTCTCAATCTGGAGTATCCAAGGTTTTAGGTCATGTGAAAGGAATATGGATTCCTGATACCCTAAGATAGTTGGAAAGCCCCACGCTAAATAGTCACGCGTTTTAAGGGGGCATGCCTCTTTAAGCCCACAGCGATGAATCGCAAGACTGGAAACAGCGATATCACATGACTCCACAGCTGCTTCTAGTGCGAGATTGGACAGAAATCCCGCATAATTTACATTGTGGAGCGTACTCTTAGCTAGAAAATTTCCAATCATCAGTAATTCGATCTCATCTTTGTAGTATTCAGCAAAATTGTAAAGCTTGTCTACGCCGTGCCATGGGTATTCTTTTGAAACCATGAATAGCAAACGGATTTTTCTACCGACATTGCCCTTTTTCCGGATGGTTGTTTGATGTATGTCAATGCTGTTATATGCAACATGAGTTGGTTTGTTGAATTTCGATATTGAAGTGTCTGATGCAATTTCGTGAGTAACAGTTACGAATTTTTCGGCCATCCTAAAGACATACGATCTAGTCATCCGGTTGTATCGTTCTACCAGGTGGGAGAGAAGGCTCCTACTTGTCAAAGATTCCCGCTCTTTCAGATCGAGCATGTTTATCTCAACGGTAACGTCAGCTTGCTTCTTTAGCTTGTATATTGCAATCATGAACGGTTTTAGAAGTTCATATCGCATGTAGATATTCGTTGGACTATATTCGGAAACCGAATCTAGTAGTTTAGGAAAGTTTAAAAACTTCGCGAACTTATATTCCGAATCAATAAACTTGACTCCACTAGGCGATGCAAAAATGTATTCATATTGAAAATCGAATTGAGGTAGCTGATTACCCTCAATGTAGGGTGGAATTAAGAAAAAAGCTTTAGTTTGTACTCCTAAGTCATTCCATGAACGGATCTGATCAATAATTTTTTTAGACAGACCATCATATTTCCATATCTCTACGGTGACTATGTAGGCAACTTTCACGTTTAGGTATCCCTTAAATTTATATTTATCTTGATGATTCCATTTTGCTTGGTCATAGTATGAACTAAGCAAACAAAATCGACAATGCGGTCGACTCTAAAGCTCTGGGAGGGTGTCTTTGTATAATGCTCTTGAAATGCGTTATATGAGCCCCATGACTATATTTCTAATAATAGGTTATTTACTGGTATTGCTACGGGGACCATTGTCATTTTGGTTCGGAGGTCTTTCGAACTTTATAGTTCTTTTAGGGTTTTTGGTACCTGCACTAGTCTTTACTATTAGAAAGCTAAATTGGAAGGTTTCACTTAATGGAACGGTTGTATCAGCATTTTTGTTCAATTTGTACATTTTGATATTAGCAGCCCTGGGAGACGAACCTATAAGATCGTTTCTTGGTTTAATGCTATTTAACTACTACTTTATTCTCTTCTACTTCATTCACCTTGCTCAGTGCAACAACCTATCAAGATTGTCAGATATCAAATACGTTATTTGGTTTATCCTAGTAGTTCTAGCAGCATTTTCCTCCGTCGAAATTATATTCGATTTTCCCTTGTCGACTTTTAGGCAATACAGGAATCCACCGCCCCTTGATCGCATATATGCCCCTTTTCGGATCTCATCTAGCATAGGATCTACTCTACCGTTTGGTGTAGTTATGTCATATGTTTGTATCTACTTTTTCAACAGGCTTTTGTATCGTTATAGTAGTGCGAATACCATAGCTCTGATCATTTCTATTTTCTTAGTCCTTGGAACATATAGCAGAGGTGCACAAGGGACTGTAATCACAGGACTAATAATAGCTTCATTTATTAGATTCATAATTGGTGTAAATTCACCTGGTCTGCTGAAATTGAAGTTGTCTGGCTTTTACCTATTTGGTGTAACTATTGGAAGTCTGTCTTTACTGGGGCATGCTTTTCTTCCAAAGGCGCTCACCCAGAGAATTTATAACATATTCAACTGGACTACTGAAACCTCTAACGTAAATCGATTTGGCTCGTGGAAAGGAGTTATTGGAACATTAGAAAATTGGCAGGATTGGCTTTTTGGAAGGTCTTTAGGAACCTATGGTAATGCACTAAGTTACTTTGATTTACCGGTTGGGGTTACGCTCAAAACCGTCACTGAATCTTACTACCTTAAAATTCTGGCTGAGACTGGTTTACTAGGTCTATTCCTTTTCATGTGTATAATTATATCTGCCGGCTATCATACTTATCGTTCATATTGCCTTTCCAACAACATAGAGACAAAAGTTCTTGCTTCATTTTGTTTCTCTGCATTATTTGCTCACGGAATAGAGTTGTTGTTCCTTCAGTCTCTTGAGTCAACAAGCGTAGGGTTCATATTTATGTATACACTTGCTATTTCTAGTTCGATTTCTTCCAAAGCTGAATATGAGGCTAAATACGGTGGATAGCTACTTAGATCTAAGGGTTCTTTTGAAATTAGCTTGGGCTAATATATTATACATAGTTTGGATAGTTCCTCTTATTTTGATCATAAGTTATAGCTATCATCTTAATAACCCTCCCCGCATTGAAAGAATCTATGACATAAAAATTATCTCATATTCACAAGAGGTGTTTAGAAAATTTCAATCTACAGAATCTGAAATTGTATCGCAGGTAGAAACTACTGTTGGGAAAAATATTTGTTCTGGAAGGTTCTGTGAGAACATGAGGTTAGATATAGTATATTCGACGAACTATGTTAGACTGAAGACATCGCACATGAGTGAATCTGAATCGGAGATTATTGCCTTTCATTTTAAGGAATTTTTAGAAAATAGAGTGCAATTCTCCGGAGTCAACGCTGTTCCTAAGCGTGATGAAAAAATCATCGAATTGGTTGGTGAATCAATCAATCTGATTTATGACCTGCAAGTAATTTACAACACACTAGTTCAAGAATTCTTGAATCGCAAGTTTTCCAATACAGATGGATTAGACTCGAAATTCTATAATAATAACTACTCTAGTATAGTCAATAAGGTTCTCTATGAGATGGAATCTGCTTCTCAAAGAGCAGCTAGAGCCTTTAGGGATTATTCACTCCACATGCCAAGTTCTTCTGTGGAGAACAAGAGATTGGAACTAAATAGTCTTCTAGAAAGAAAATACAATCTAGAAAAGGAGTTTCTCATTAAAAAAGAAAAGATAGAGAACTACTATCTATATTTCGACTCTCTGCAGGAATCACAATTAATCACTCCTGTAATGTTGAGTGATCCTAAACTTCAAAGTAAGAACGAGAGCGTCTATCAAACAATCTCGATAAGAGGTGGGATAGTTGCAACCTTAAGTTGCATTTTGCTAATTCTTACTTACCTGATATTCCTGATAGTTAAGTATAAGAGTCAGGTCTTCATATCGGTAACGAAAGTATGAATGAAAGATTCACTGTACTTTTGCCAGTATATGCTCTTGACCATCCAGAAAGGCTATCTGTCTGTCTTGAGTCAATCACAAGGCAAGTTCCAAAACCTCAAGAAATCGTAATAGTAATAGATGGTCCAATTGGCGGCAAACTTAAACAAGTTATTCACGACTATGCTTATAAAAAAAATTTGGAGATAGCTTTTAGAATAATATTGAATGAAATTAATTTAGGTCTTGGACGATCCCTGTCTAAGGGGGTTTTAGAATGTTCGAATGATCTAATTGCTCGAATGGATGCTGATGATGAAGTTGTTGATGGGAGATTCACCCGGCAAACCATGGAATTCGAGGCAAACCCTGATCTAGTCTTGGTGGGAGGACATATTTGTGAGGTTGAAGACACAATGCACAAGAATTCTACTGAACAATGTGTTCGACGCGGTATTTTGGGAGTCGAAAGAATACGGAATCAGGCACCATTCAGAAATCCTTTCAATCATATGACGGTGATGTTTCGAAAAAGTGCTGTGCTCAAAGTTGGCAACTATAGGCCAGTACCTTGCTTTGAAGATTATTACTTATGGATGAGAATGCTTAAAGCTGGTTACCATATGGATAATATAGACTCAATACTTGTCCGCGCTACAATTGGTAATGGAATGATAAAGCGCAGAAGTGGTTTTGACTATGTAGTAAACGAAATCAAATTCTTCAAGAGATTACTAGAAGAGAATCTGATTTCAAGTAGTACATATATGAAAATTGTCGCGGTGAGATTACCCTTGCGTTTACTGCCAGAACGTTTATTGAGATTTGTGTATCAGGATATATTAAGGGACAGATATGCTAGTGGAATGCCGCAATCTAGATGATGAAACATGGACTGACATTTGTATTATTGGTTCAGGGCTTGGAGGGGGGACTCTCGCGTTGCAGCTTGCAAATACTGACAGCAGAATCTTCCTAATCGAAGCTGGCAACTCTATTAGAAGCAGCTGTTCAGCTGTTCAGCATCGTAGTGTGGGCAGAGCATTTAAACTTAATCCAACCCGAGCTATTGAAGTCGGTGGAACTTCGAACCTTTGGCATGGAGTCCTTGCGCCGCTCGATGAAATAGATTTTCAATATAGAGAATGGATTCCCCACAGTGGGTGGCCGATTAAGCTCTCAGATCTAAAGCCATGGTACGACAAAGCAGGCATGTTTTTAGGTATTAAGTCGTCTCATTTGTTTGATGTGGATATACTAGAAAAAGAGCTCGGTATTAGTCGGTATGACTTGCCTATAGTGCGAGATGTCATTGATAACAAGGTTTTTCAGCAGCCACAGCCGGTGACTGATCTTAAATCTAAGTTAATGTGGGCTTCAAAAAAATATAGCAACTTCACTATAGTTTCAAATGCGGTAGCCCTAGAATTGAAATCATCTAGTGCAATAAGGGATAGGATAGACAACCTTGAAGTTGGTTGTTTATCGACCCGAATAACAAAGAAGATCAGAGCAAATATCTTTATAGTGTGTGCAGGGGCCTTAGAGTCGCCGCGTCTTCTACTAAATTCTTGCAAGTTTAAGCCTGGTTCAAAATACAATAAGTATAACAATATAGGCGCGTTCTTGATGGATCACCCTATGGGAAATCTAGTTCAGGTGAAGTTTCGTCGTCCTACGGTCGCGAGAATGTATAGTGACTTTAAAGGGGAGTCAAGTGTCAAAGTTAAATCCGGAATTGTATTCAGAGATTCGATACAGCGACTAGAGCGGCTTCCTAACCACAATTTTTATGTACGACCAAGTTTTAAGGAGGGAATCAACAATGAGACAGAGACTCTGAAATTGTACCTGTTGACTCTTAAAAGAGGAAAGCTA of Pseudobacteriovorax antillogorgiicola contains these proteins:
- a CDS encoding rhamnan synthesis F family protein, whose translation is MMEKIGRFLERQTAKLAIVNQYSIKRSINFSVDGNIANTGERNFALFAHWDPHGLIDNYVIHHLKFLCEIGVAPILISTSDKLSPYEIDRAKKYTHKIISRKNTGLDFASWKQALISCPEALERNHLFFLNDSVYGPFRDISNTYNFLLKQTSGLWGMNDSFEKNCRHIQSFFLCFTPQIVMHPYFRKFIDQIGILDDKEEIIVRYEVGLSGRTARHSISLNPLFPFIHIAEHCKMMGDKFQYQDWVQRGPFNSTIFAWDLLLKDFDYPFLKTEVLKKNRFNSQSVKYWRDFIPNEGKSLIPIIENHISRVTTS
- a CDS encoding glycosyltransferase translates to MGLLKKSLTTSRLLIKRDWSGLGLRLAKYGFTRFIPSHITSRPEKVSFTRISKDHFSKQAQKEYSRFLFSDSTLKFPLFETPSLSIVIILYNKAELSFLCLQSLLGCVGEVNAEIIIIDNCSIDSTNEILKRIKNCTVIRNRENIGFLKGCNQAFKHVRAPNILFLNNDTVVYPGTLFAALKTIQSDGKIGAVGGRVVLTDGSLQEAGNVIWRDGTCHAYGRGCHPHSGEFMFERDTDYCSGAFLLTRSSLFSNLGMFDEQFAPAYYEETDYCIELQKQGYKVVYQPRAVITHFEFGSAQLSNFALSMMNRNRVKFLNKHKDFLKSKPLPGVPSFWNRTPTKMKPRLLFIDDSPPVPFLGAGFPRSLQILKQLSNDFFVTIYPTIGNDCGWHEIYSELPRCVEIISSGKMFKLRSFIEDRSNFYQYIWVSRPHNMSYFADHCLSSIRSSSLKVIYDAEAIFTNRELLERKVRGKAEKSVYRSRKYSEFELAKLADFVTAVSKNELKQLSNPNQNSAFVIGHDLVNNFSSNTFENRKHLVFLGSIHGHPTPNSDSIIWFMEKVFPLIKRELPEIKLVLVGYNRLVKNSVFRKYESNLVFAGRVDNLKVELSKYRVMVVPTRFAAGIPQKAYDACSYGLPCVVTPIIEKQMGWSDNINCLTAAIDNPGKFAEDCIRLYNSKHLWDNIRRGISRYIADQHEEGTAIQTKRLVNQLLQNNENL
- a CDS encoding ABC transporter ATP-binding protein, which translates into the protein MISKESLAVSCVGVSVEYKLPNIRTNTFKEFMINKINGKHRTYIRRALRGVSIEARNGDCIAFIGHNGSGKSTLLKCLAGIIKPRTGSISISGKVAPLIELGAGFDPELTGRENVYLSSTLMGLLPAEVDLIIESIIKFADIGGYFDLPVKTFSSGMYMRLAFACTTSINAQVVLIDEILAVGDDSFQKKCLKRMEDIRNSGATLILVSHDLDTVKQMADKIYVFDEGKIAYEGHPSSAISFYKSLLRKRELDAMPEALRLETLRVEKLQKEKDQNLGKDGKISKVQIGPLTKNSSLVTGEGWFLEIQVEIPRKHKLEPIIGFAINNCHNIRLFGGNTKIFADKISSNDGLSTGNKVVRFEFERLDLASGTYKVTAAIHNNDLTQTIDIRHDIRIFEVIDQFDKDNYDQDLISSYQSVQSLNIANTITN
- a CDS encoding ABC transporter permease — protein: MIGKKLAISSSINYKLRKIRIARSLIVQLIKRDLRLRYRGSLLGYFWSMLNPLLYMAVLSAVFSYIIRFEVKNYSLFLLTGILIWNFFQQSLSIGVNSILFNGSLLKKVKVPASLFPFASVSSVLINFLLSLVPFAAISIAIKGNLPLTILFLPLCIGIFATFIFGVSLTLASLNVRFRDIGHLLDPILTILFYSTPIIYPKSAIPEKFRMILDLNPLTYYLDITRDVMFTGVVPEIEALLTATAFSMLSIVVGYLTFNKLKDEFVYDI
- a CDS encoding sugar transferase produces the protein MENISSLGSFNVRYKTKSWIFNITDLLFSTNRTLLFLADYSIIVIAYILSTSQSPFASVAQKTDFHIYIGSFVFASIFCLSALGLGYYERTRRYSFYKVITNGALSSLIALIATISIMYFVFYDVFGRKTFLWGTCGGYLAVTAFRLLLSVVYRRNPYKFTIVGDSPILSEMKAFCSDPNNREVKYFRYVEWPFSGNQPNLECLSERFCDIVFSKEALSAAHAENIAVWAVKNGYRVFNENDMYSSLFEKVQLDAISKSWLIEKGLNARNFSTEICMRLIDILLSLVSIVFLSPIFLVIALSIFITDRGPVLFNQTRMGRYGRPFKMFKFRTMYVDRSCIEASEGFTRNGDNRVTSIGKLLRPLHLDELPQLINIFLGHMSIVGPRPEAVGFAQKMSKEIDLYEMRYLVRPGLTGHAQLMAGYAMDTVDDTKVKLSFDFFFLINYNIFFYLRIVLRTVFVVLRSALGRRSLE
- a CDS encoding O-antigen ligase family protein, which gives rise to MSYVCIYFFNRLLYRYSSANTIALIISIFLVLGTYSRGAQGTVITGLIIASFIRFIIGVNSPGLLKLKLSGFYLFGVTIGSLSLLGHAFLPKALTQRIYNIFNWTTETSNVNRFGSWKGVIGTLENWQDWLFGRSLGTYGNALSYFDLPVGVTLKTVTESYYLKILAETGLLGLFLFMCIIISAGYHTYRSYCLSNNIETKVLASFCFSALFAHGIELLFLQSLESTSVGFIFMYTLAISSSISSKAEYEAKYGG